CCGCCGCCAAAGGGTCATTTAGGGAAGACCTTTTTTATCGCTTAAATGTTGTCACCCTGAACCTGCCGCGGCTGGCCGAGAGAAAAGATGATATCCCCCTGTTGGTTTCGTTCTTTATCGACAAATACAGCCTGCTTTTTGGAAAAAAAAACATTCACATAGCGCCGCAGGCCCTGGACATTCTGATGCATTACAATTTCCCGGGTAATGTCCGCGAGCTGGAAAATATAATTCAGCGAGCCGTGGCCCTGGCAGAGGGCCAGGCCATTCGCATAAAAGATTTGCCCTCAGACCTGCAAAAACTGGAATTCAACTCGTTTAAGGGGGAAGGTCTGTTGTCCCTCGACGAAATAGAAAAACACCATATCACCAAGGTTCTTGAGAAGACCGGTTATAACAAAGGCTTGAGCAGTAAGATCCTCAATCTGCCCCGTACCACTTTTTGGCGGAAAATGAAAAAATACGGCCTGCTGAAAGAAGATTGATCCTTTGCCACCGGCTGCAAATCCGCCAGATTTTTCATATTGAAACACCCTTCCGTGGATATCGGCCCCCTAAAGGCAGAGTTTGTCTATATTGCCGCGATTTATAGCTGTAATGTTTCAAATTGAAAATCGAAACCCCTTTACTCCGCGCTTATTGGATATAACTACTTAATAATACAGTTAAAAATATTTTGGCATCTATTTTGCAAATAGTTACCGGCGACAACCGCAGCGAGGAGGCTTTGATGGAGAGGATCCTGGTGGGGATGGACCCTAAAAGAACCAGCCGTTGGGCCGGCGTCTATGCACTGAATCTGGCAAAGCGGATACAGGCAAAGGTATCTTTTCTGCTGGTGATTGATCCTGCTGCAAAACGATCAAAGCCGGCGATTTCGAACGAGGCGGAGACCTCCGTAAAAGAAAGCCTTGAATCGCTCATTGAAGAGGGTTTGTCGGAAGGGATTTTAGTGGACTACTATATTGCTTACGGACAGTACGAAGACGAACTCGTTAATTTCATTAAGGATAA
The nucleotide sequence above comes from Candidatus Desulfatibia profunda. Encoded proteins:
- a CDS encoding universal stress protein, translated to MERILVGMDPKRTSRWAGVYALNLAKRIQAKVSFLLVIDPAAKRSKPAISNEAETSVKESLESLIEEGLSEGILVDYYIAYGQYEDELVNFIKDNQISILVVGSPADQKASAGNFKSFLEKIRHRVDCRIEVVHEKTT